Part of the Mycolicibacterium mageritense genome is shown below.
CGCTCAACGTGATCGCGATGCCGTGCTCACGCCAGTAGTTGATCGGATGGGTGAAGATGGTCTCCAAAACCATGCGGCCGTCGGCCGGGAGCACCCGGTGGGCCGTATCGAAGAACGCGGCGTACCGCGACTTGCCGAACGCCTCGAACGCCTCGATGCTGACGATGCGGTCCACGGGTTCGTCGAACTGTTCCCAGCCCTTCAGCAGCACCTGGTGTGAGCGGGCGGTGGGTACTTGCGCCAAAAGCTCTCGGCTGTAGGCGTGTTGGTTGCGGCTCAAGGTCAGGCCGATGACGTTGACGTCGTATTTCTCGATCGCGCGTTTCATCAGCGCGCCCCAGCCGCAGCCGACGTCCAGCAGCGTCATGCCCGGTCGCAGGCCCAGTTTGTCGAGGGCCAGGTCGATCTTGGCCAGCTGTGCCTGTTCGAGGGTCATGTCGTCGCGCGCGTAGAACGCGCAGCTGTACGTTCGCGATGGATCCTGGAACAGCCCGAAGAAATCGTCGGAGAGGTCGTAATGGGCTTGTACGTCCTCGAAGTTCGGCCGCATCTCCGCCGTCGCGGACCTGCCGTCAGCCATGTGGTGACCTCCCCCTCAGCTATACCGCTTTCTCACAGGTGAATTGGCATACGTCGGTGTAACCCTTGCGAAACAGGTCGGCGCACCCGGTCAGATACTTCAGGTACCGCTCGTAGACCTCTTCGGAGGTGATCTCGATCGCCTCGTCCTTGCGGGCCGCGAGGTTGGCCGCCCAGGTGTCCAGCGTGCGGGCATAGTGCGGCCGCAAACGTTGTTTGCGCGTGACGGTAAAGCCTGCGTCGGTGGCGTGGTCTTCGACCATCGCGATCAGCGGAATGCGGCCGCCGGGATAGATCTCGGTGACGATGAAGCGGAAGAAGCGCATGAGCGACATCGTGGTGGGTAACCCGAGTTCGGCCACTTCTTCTTTGCTGGTCGAGACGATGGTGTGCAGCAGCATCACGCCGTCGTCGGGCATCAGCTCATAGGTCTTCTTGAAGTAGTCGTCGTACTTCTCGAAGCCGAAGTGCTCGAACGCTCCGATCGACACGATGCGGTCGACCGGGTCGGTGAAGTCTTCCCACGGCTGGAGCCGAACTTCTTTGCTGCGCTTGCTGTCAGATTCGACGAAGCGCTGCTGGATGTGGGCGAGCTGGTTGTGTGACAACGTCAGGCCGATCACGTTGACGTCGTACTTCTCGACCGCGCGCATGATGGTCGAACCCCAGCCGCAGCCGATGTCGAGCAAAGTCATGCCGGGTTGCAGGCCCAGTTTGCCAAGCGCCAGATCGACTTTCGCCATCTGCGCCTGCTCCAGCGTCATGTCGTCGCGTTCGAAGTAGGCACAGCTGTAGGTCTGGGTTGGGTCTTGCCACAACCTGAAGAACTCGTTCGACAGGTCG
Proteins encoded:
- a CDS encoding cyclopropane mycolic acid synthase family methyltransferase, giving the protein MTATPRKTKTELPCIGARPGERHGSTADEVRSHYDLSNEFFRLWQDPTQTYSCAYFERDDMTLEQAQMAKVDLALGKLGLQPGMTLLDIGCGWGSTIMRAVEKYDVNVIGLTLSHNQLAHIQQRFVESDSKRSKEVRLQPWEDFTDPVDRIVSIGAFEHFGFEKYDDYFKKTYELMPDDGVMLLHTIVSTSKEEVAELGLPTTMSLMRFFRFIVTEIYPGGRIPLIAMVEDHATDAGFTVTRKQRLRPHYARTLDTWAANLAARKDEAIEITSEEVYERYLKYLTGCADLFRKGYTDVCQFTCEKAV
- a CDS encoding cyclopropane mycolic acid synthase family methyltransferase, producing the protein MADGRSATAEMRPNFEDVQAHYDLSDDFFGLFQDPSRTYSCAFYARDDMTLEQAQLAKIDLALDKLGLRPGMTLLDVGCGWGALMKRAIEKYDVNVIGLTLSRNQHAYSRELLAQVPTARSHQVLLKGWEQFDEPVDRIVSIEAFEAFGKSRYAAFFDTAHRVLPADGRMVLETIFTHPINYWREHGIAITLSDMKFTRFIGKEIFPGGQLPSDEDVLQFSSVSGFSTVELQLMNTHYVRTLDTWAAALADRRDAAIATTSEEVYERYMHYLTGCADFFRRGIAEVAQFTFDKRNQ